In a single window of the Cydia pomonella isolate Wapato2018A chromosome 2, ilCydPomo1, whole genome shotgun sequence genome:
- the LOC133534676 gene encoding neural cell adhesion molecule 2-like — translation MRWLLVAICCYVVCSVSSAPAESDEPYLKINTLKNTFNVGEKKAIYCEGQHLTGDLEWYDPSGAKIPPRSTKAKRIYVEPRGATTDGPTFLPLMIQNLVLADSGTYICKAGDLSGNITIFVGEKVVIKESEEDLVEEEGHHIDLSCQAKGTPVPDVQWYDKDSQPIVNNAKYRITYKPRSSTSVLRINDLSHMDPGTYKCKATQEKISHFAEKFFHLSVRHKPVIINEYSESEVYAILDEWKNITCKAIAYPAPTFTWSKHDDNYDEEMKSDGPDHKITTSKETDGNSVLTLHITNDTLEKQYKCTVENPKGRQNFMFHVSLGNKPDPPTSVVMSSATANNLTFEVSCENCTFYKDDGIAPKPENLPVLGYVFEVVPHMEGFTVPYWLNGTQYTFDITSDNETTFTIGYLEKSTEYHVRVATRNIAGQSDWFDVAGFPKTTDGAATLTKSIGLLIFALFVSLRY, via the exons TCATCGGCACCAGCAGAAAGCGATGAACCGtacctgaaaataaatactttgaaGAACACGTTCAACGTTGGCGAGAAAAAAGCAATCTACTGCGAAGGACAACATTTAACGGGT GATCTGGAATGGTATGATCCCTCTGGTGCTAAGATACCACCGAGATCTACCAAAGCTAAGAGGATTTATGTGGAGCCCCGTGGTGCCACTACTGACGGGCCCACATTTTTGCCTTTGATGATACAAAATTTGGTTCTCGCTGACTCAGGAACCTACATTTGTAAGGCTGGGGATCTTAGTGGCAATATTACGATTTTTGTGGGCG AAAAAGTAGTAATTAAAGAATCGGAAGAGGATCTAGTCGAGGAAGAAGGTCATCATATTGATTTATCTTGCCAAGCCAAGGGCACACCAGTACCCGATGTCCAGTGGTACGATAAAGACAGCCAGCCCATAG TTAATAATGCAAAATACAGGATCACCTATAAGCCTAGATCCAGCACTAGCGTCCTAAGAATAAACGACCTGAGTCATATGGACCCCGGTACTTATAAATGTAAAGCAACCCAGGAAAAAATTTCACATTTTGCGGAAAAGTTTTTCCACTTAAGTGTGAGGC ATAAGCCGGTAATAATCAACGAATACTCGGAGAGTGAAGTGTACGCTATTTTAGATGAATG GAAAAATATAACATGCAAGGCCATCGCATACCCCGCGCCTACCTTCACTTGGTCGAAGCATGATGACAACTATGATGAGGAAATGAAGAGCGATGGCCCAGACCATAAA ATCACCACGTCAAAGGAAACAGACGGCAACTCAGTGTTGACGCTACACATTACCAACGACACACTCGAAAAGCAGTACAAGTGCACGGTAGAAAATCCCAAGGGTCGCCAGAACTTCATGTTCCACGTGTCGCTGGGGAACAAACCTGACCCACCAACCAGT GTTGTGATGTCATCTGCAActgcaaataatttaacattCGAAGTTTCCTGTGAAAACTGTACCTTTTACAAAGACGATGGAATAGCTCCTAAACCAGAAAATCTCCCTGTTCTTG GTTACGTCTTCGAAGTTGTGCCGCATATGGAGGGATTCACGGTACCATACTGGCTGAACGGGACGCAATATACGTTCGACATTACTTCAGATAACG agACTACGTTTACAATCGGCTATTTGGAAAAGTCTACAGAGTACCACGTACGAGTAGCGACACGAAATATTGCAGGCCAATCCGACTGGTTCGACGTCGCAGGATTCCCTAAAACAACGGATGGTGCTGCTACCTTAACCAAATCGATTGGGTTACTTATCTTCGCCTTATTTGTCTCCCTAAGATACTAG